CGGATTCCCCGGTCGCTGCGACCGGGCGGATGGGAGGTCGGCGGTGCGCGGGCGGCTGTGCCTGGTGGGTGTCGGGCTGTTGATGCTCACCGGCTGTGGTGAAGATCCCGCTCCGGAGCCGCTCGGACCGGCGCCGAAGGTCGTACGGCTTCCGGCGTCGGCGGCTGGCGGTGCGTGTCAGCTGCTGGAGTACCAGGTGGTCGAGCAGGCCATCGGCACCCAGTTCGAGGTCTCGGCGGCGAGCCGGCACGGCAAGACGGACACGTGTGTGCTGCGTGCCGAGGCCGATGCCCGCCCCGAACTGTCGCTGTCGGTCACGCCGACCACGGCCGACGCGGCGATCTTCGCCGACGAGATGGTGCCGAGCGGCGGGAAGTCCGTCAAGGGGCTCGGCAAGGCCGCGTACCAGTCGGCGGTGGCGGCCGCGAAGGGCTCCGGGGTCGGTGTGGAGATCGGTTGGCTCTCCGGCGACAAGCGTCTGGTCAGCCTCCGCTACACGTTCCCGACCGGTGCGGACCGGGCCGGGGCCGACGCGCTCACGCCGAAGCTCGTCGCCCTGGCGAAGAAGGTCGACACCAGCAGTCTCTGATCGGGCGAGGGTCGCACCGGGGCCGCCCGGTCGACAATCCGCCCGCCCGGCAGGAAGCCGGACGGGCGGAACGATGATCGGAAAACCGGGTTGGTGGCGCTCAGTGGGCGGCGACGAAGACTCGGGAGGCGACCTCGCGCGGCAGGCGGATCTTGTCGCCGGACCGGTCGATGGTCACCCCGTCACGCTCCTGCGCGACGGTGACCGTCGCGCCCGGGTCCACCCCGGCGGCGTGCAACTGGCGCAGCACGTCACCGTCGGTCTGGACGCTCTCACAGATCCGCCGGACCACCACGGGACCACTGAGACCGGGAAAGGCGAGGTTCCGCTCGCTGTCGCCGACCGCCTCGGCGGCCGGGACGTCGGGGTTGGTGACCAACGACTCCAGCCCGGGGATCGGGTTGCCGTACGGCGACCGGGTGGGCCGGTTGAGCAGCTCGTAGACCTTCTGCTCGACCGAGTCGCTCATCACGTGCTCCCAGCGGCAGGCCTCCTCGTGGGCCTCCTCGTAGGGCATCCCGATCACGTTGACCAGCAGCAACTCGGCCAGCCGGTGCTTGCGCATCACGGACACCGCGTGCGTCCGGCCGAGGGCGGTGAGTTGCAGGTGGCGGTCGTCCTCGACGGTCAGCAGTCCGTCGCGTTCCATCCGGGCCACTGTCTGGCTG
The nucleotide sequence above comes from Plantactinospora soyae. Encoded proteins:
- a CDS encoding metal-dependent transcriptional regulator codes for the protein MNDLVDTTEMYLRTILELEEEGVPPLRARIAERLRQSGPTVSQTVARMERDGLLTVEDDRHLQLTALGRTHAVSVMRKHRLAELLLVNVIGMPYEEAHEEACRWEHVMSDSVEQKVYELLNRPTRSPYGNPIPGLESLVTNPDVPAAEAVGDSERNLAFPGLSGPVVVRRICESVQTDGDVLRQLHAAGVDPGATVTVAQERDGVTIDRSGDKIRLPREVASRVFVAAH